In the Flagellimonas sp. MMG031 genome, one interval contains:
- a CDS encoding DUF4301 family protein — MIELSPKDLEQLDSKGISKEKVANQIETFKEGIPFVNLSQAAVVGNGILRFSEKERLDLIQYFEDNRGALELLKFVPASGAASRMFKAMFNFLDSYDPSKEKLSEYIKRTGDTDAQKFTDNLSDFPFYEVIMSRIKGKASNKDEEAYLFVKEMLLESGLDYGFYPKGLLPFHKYDTGSATPFEEHLKEAAQYAKTKGVANLHFTVSEQHDEMFAREEARVSPKISKKTDTRFQISYSNQKPSTDTIAVDMDNQPFKNNDGSILFRPGGHGALIENLNDQDADIIFIKNIDNVVIDKNLEAVANSKKMLAGVLKKVQDKAFAYAKSMEEGDISVEKADEIKAFLEKDLNVRMPSNYDDLGVEEQKAEIKNKLNRPIRICGMVKNEGEPGGGPFWIKDADGNVSLQIIESAQIDMEDDAQVAILKNSTHFNPVDLVCGVRNHKGEKFDLLKYVDPKQGFITGKTKEGKELKALELPGLWNGAMAFWNTIFVEVPLVTFNPVKTVNDLLKPSHQA, encoded by the coding sequence ATGATCGAATTAAGTCCTAAAGACTTGGAACAACTCGATTCCAAAGGAATTTCCAAAGAAAAAGTAGCGAACCAAATAGAAACATTTAAAGAAGGCATTCCCTTTGTGAACTTATCGCAGGCCGCGGTGGTGGGCAACGGCATATTGCGCTTCTCCGAAAAAGAGCGGCTGGACCTCATTCAATATTTTGAGGATAACAGGGGCGCTTTGGAGTTGTTGAAGTTTGTGCCAGCCTCGGGAGCCGCATCCCGAATGTTCAAGGCCATGTTCAATTTTTTGGATAGCTACGACCCTTCCAAGGAAAAACTTTCCGAATACATAAAACGTACTGGCGATACCGATGCCCAAAAGTTCACCGATAACCTTTCGGACTTTCCATTTTATGAGGTGATCATGTCACGAATTAAAGGAAAAGCATCCAACAAGGATGAGGAAGCCTATCTTTTTGTGAAGGAAATGTTGTTGGAAAGCGGACTCGACTACGGTTTTTATCCCAAAGGACTCTTGCCCTTCCATAAATACGATACAGGTTCCGCCACCCCATTTGAAGAACATTTAAAGGAAGCGGCGCAGTACGCAAAGACCAAGGGTGTTGCCAACCTGCACTTTACCGTTTCCGAGCAGCACGATGAAATGTTCGCCAGGGAAGAGGCCAGAGTGAGCCCAAAGATTTCCAAGAAAACGGATACCCGTTTTCAAATTTCCTATTCCAATCAAAAGCCTTCCACAGACACCATTGCGGTAGATATGGACAACCAGCCCTTTAAAAACAACGATGGTTCCATTCTGTTCCGGCCGGGTGGCCATGGAGCACTTATCGAAAACCTTAACGATCAGGATGCGGATATCATCTTCATCAAAAATATTGACAACGTGGTCATCGATAAGAACTTGGAAGCAGTGGCCAATAGCAAAAAAATGTTGGCAGGGGTCCTCAAAAAAGTTCAGGATAAGGCGTTTGCCTACGCTAAGTCAATGGAAGAGGGAGATATTTCCGTTGAAAAGGCGGACGAGATTAAGGCCTTCTTGGAGAAAGACCTCAATGTACGCATGCCAAGCAACTATGATGACCTTGGCGTGGAGGAGCAAAAGGCCGAAATCAAGAACAAACTCAATCGTCCCATCCGAATCTGTGGCATGGTAAAAAATGAAGGCGAACCCGGTGGAGGACCTTTTTGGATCAAGGATGCCGATGGCAATGTATCCCTTCAGATCATTGAATCAGCGCAAATAGATATGGAAGATGATGCGCAAGTGGCCATTCTTAAAAACTCGACCCACTTTAACCCTGTCGATTTGGTCTGTGGGGTTAGGAACCACAAAGGCGAAAAATTCGACCTGTTGAAATATGTGGATCCCAAACAAGGTTTCATCACTGGAAAAACCAAGGAAGGAAAAGAATTGAAAGCACTTGAGCTACCGGGACTATGGAACGGAGCCATGGCTTTCTGGAACACCATATTTGTGGAGGTGCCCTTGGTGACCTTTAACCCTGTTAAAACCGTAAATGATCTTTTAAAGCCTTCGCACCAAGCCTAA
- a CDS encoding ATP-binding protein, with translation MEEKLGQQPSNLIKVVLFGPESTGKTTLSKQLAEHYHTEWVPEYAREYLQDKWDREQKTCEPQDLLPIAYGQMQLENELAQKANKVLICDTDLLETKVYSEAYYDSTCDPLIEKYALQNSYNLYFLTYIDTPWVADDLRDKPDERERMFLHFKEALEKNNRKFINLRGDKASRLSTAVKHIDKLLQKHDRIKS, from the coding sequence ATGGAAGAAAAACTTGGGCAACAGCCTTCAAACCTCATCAAAGTAGTCCTTTTTGGACCTGAATCCACAGGAAAGACCACACTCTCCAAACAACTGGCCGAACATTACCATACGGAATGGGTGCCGGAATACGCACGGGAATACCTTCAAGATAAATGGGATCGGGAACAAAAGACCTGCGAGCCCCAAGATTTGCTGCCCATTGCCTATGGGCAAATGCAGCTGGAAAACGAACTGGCCCAAAAGGCCAACAAAGTACTGATCTGCGATACCGACCTCTTGGAGACCAAAGTATATTCCGAGGCTTATTACGATAGCACCTGCGACCCACTTATCGAGAAATACGCCCTGCAGAACAGCTACAACCTCTATTTTTTGACCTACATCGATACACCTTGGGTGGCGGACGACCTGCGGGACAAGCCCGATGAAAGAGAACGAATGTTTCTACATTTCAAGGAAGCATTGGAGAAAAATAACAGGAAATTCATTAATTTAAGGGGGGATAAAGCATCAAGGCTTTCCACAGCAGTTAAACACATAGATAAACTTCTCCAAAAACATGATCGAATTAAGTCCTAA
- the pnuC gene encoding nicotinamide riboside transporter PnuC, whose amino-acid sequence MNPIFDFFLGPYQGRELSLIILEATAFFFGIASVVYAKREDILVYPTGLVATVITTYIFLVDSLYGDMMMNFYYSIMSIYGWWNWARRKDDRNPVVQITRTNTKEKWIGFGFFLLTMLVTYGVYKAFSAEIGPTNYVDIFTSGIFFTAMWYMANKKLENWTLWILGDLITVPLYAYRGWGMFSLQYLIFTVLAVQGYLAWKKNLGNSLQTSSK is encoded by the coding sequence ATGAACCCCATTTTTGATTTTTTCCTTGGCCCATACCAAGGTAGGGAGCTATCCCTGATCATTTTGGAGGCTACGGCCTTCTTCTTCGGTATTGCCAGTGTGGTGTATGCCAAACGGGAAGATATTTTAGTGTACCCTACGGGACTCGTGGCCACGGTGATCACGACCTATATTTTTTTGGTGGACAGTTTATATGGCGATATGATGATGAATTTTTACTATTCCATCATGAGTATTTACGGTTGGTGGAACTGGGCCAGAAGAAAGGATGATAGAAACCCAGTGGTGCAAATTACCCGAACGAACACCAAGGAGAAATGGATAGGGTTCGGATTTTTTCTACTCACCATGTTGGTGACCTATGGGGTTTACAAGGCCTTTAGTGCCGAAATTGGCCCTACCAACTATGTGGATATCTTCACATCGGGTATTTTCTTTACCGCTATGTGGTACATGGCCAACAAAAAACTGGAAAACTGGACCCTTTGGATTTTGGGTGACTTAATAACCGTACCTTTGTATGCATACCGGGGATGGGGAATGTTCTCTTTGCAATACCTCATCTTTACCGTTTTAGCTGTACAGGGATATCTAGCATGGAAGAAAAACTTGGGCAACAGCCTTCAAACCTCATCAAAGTAG
- a CDS encoding YkoF family thiamine/hydroxymethylpyrimidine-binding protein → MNISVELTLSPLQDDFETPIIQFIKKLRASGLTVLENPLSTQVFGDYDKVMELLNSEIKESFENLDHVVLTMKVVKSDRSDYEPHF, encoded by the coding sequence ATGAACATATCTGTTGAACTTACCCTTTCCCCATTGCAGGACGATTTTGAAACCCCCATCATTCAGTTTATCAAAAAACTGCGCGCTTCGGGACTTACGGTTTTGGAAAACCCGCTGAGCACTCAGGTATTTGGCGATTATGACAAGGTGATGGAATTATTGAATTCCGAGATTAAGGAAAGCTTCGAGAACTTGGACCATGTAGTACTCACCATGAAAGTGGTAAAATCCGACCGTAGCGACTATGAACCCCATTTTTGA
- a CDS encoding 4'-phosphopantetheinyl transferase family protein, producing MPIYKTITVSPTTKVYIWKVTEPEAELAKDVELTAHCQNRMDGMKSEAHRRAFLSIRHLLAEAGYVDSDLYYDDFGKPHLKDGKYISITHSHHFTGIIVSETDEVGIDIEMQRDKILKIAHKFTPIQEYKTLANSEALMRKLTIVWGAKESLYKIYAQQGLSFLRHINVIDFSFEDTRTVAEIMYKGKKSHYEIEFLEFEGFTCVYALKMMGG from the coding sequence ATGCCCATTTATAAAACAATAACAGTTTCGCCCACCACCAAGGTCTACATTTGGAAAGTGACCGAGCCAGAAGCTGAACTGGCTAAAGATGTGGAGCTTACGGCGCATTGTCAAAATCGGATGGACGGTATGAAATCTGAGGCACATCGCAGGGCATTTTTGAGCATTCGCCACCTTTTGGCCGAGGCGGGTTATGTGGACAGCGATTTATATTATGACGATTTTGGAAAACCACATTTAAAGGATGGAAAGTACATATCCATCACCCATTCCCACCATTTTACGGGAATCATTGTAAGCGAAACGGATGAGGTAGGCATCGATATTGAGATGCAGCGGGACAAAATTCTAAAGATTGCCCATAAGTTCACTCCGATCCAAGAATATAAGACCTTGGCCAATTCGGAAGCCTTGATGCGAAAACTGACCATTGTTTGGGGTGCCAAGGAATCGCTTTACAAAATCTATGCACAACAGGGCCTTAGTTTTTTAAGGCACATCAATGTGATTGATTTCTCCTTCGAGGACACCCGAACGGTGGCGGAAATTATGTACAAGGGCAAAAAATCGCACTACGAAATCGAATTTCTGGAGTTCGAGGGATTCACCTGCGTTTATGCACTTAAAATGATGGGAGGATAA